One part of the Oncorhynchus gorbuscha isolate QuinsamMale2020 ecotype Even-year unplaced genomic scaffold, OgorEven_v1.0 Un_scaffold_902, whole genome shotgun sequence genome encodes these proteins:
- the LOC124020758 gene encoding reticulon-4 receptor-like 2 isoform X1, protein MDTPTTARSRQCSFMRTCKSGLSLWLVVWLVLGKPGSSGACPHLCVCYPTPMTVSCQAQNFTSVPVGVPYDSQRVFLQNNRITELRVGSFGFGTQVLWLFSNNITWIEAGSFSELRDLEELDLGDNSHLRRLEGGAFRGLEKLQSLHMHRCKLTALPHDLFHKLYSLQFLYLQENQLHFLQDDLFSDLINLSQLFLHGNRIRTLSENVFRGLVNLDRLLLHDNRVRQVNRRAFRDLGRLTMLFLFNNSLAELPGQALRDTQGIEFLRLNGNPWSCGCEALPLWEWFRGARVSSSELLCSSPSPRRGMDLRFLREMDFALCPLPDPGTLAGSTTRTFSTKTRWWFSKHKPQSQTKAVFEKSSETIKAFPFPQGKNKPPIVSSTNVKYELGEEEAALPKLDAEEYWANYENEDAGTTLRCFELECPPDFDGLPPNSSSTPTSSPSLSLLLALSLLAVSINLHLIFG, encoded by the exons ATGGACACCCCTACAACCGCTCGGAGCAGACAATGCTCATTCATGCGCACCTGCAAAA gcggACTCTCCCTGTGGCTGGTGGTGTGGCTGGTCCTCGGCAAGCCCGGTTCGTCGGGGGCGTGCCCGCATCTATGCGTGTGCTACCCGACTCCCATGACCGTGAGCTGCCAGGCGCAGAACTTCACCTCCGTGCCGGTCGGCGTGCCCTACGACTCGCAGCGTGTGTTCCTACAGAACAACCGAATTACGGAGCTCAGAGTCGGCTCTTTCGGCTTCGGGACTCAG GTTCTGTGGCTGTTCTCCAACAACATCACATGGATTGAGGCTGGCTCCTTCAGTGAACTGAGGGATCTAGAGGAGCTGGACCTGGGGGACAACTCTCACCTGCGCAGGCTGGAAGGAGGCGCCTTCAGGGGCCTGGAGAAACTCCAGAGTCTCCACATGCACCGCTGCAAGCTTACCGCCCTGCCCCATGACCTGTTCCACAAGCTATACAGCCTGCAGTTCCTCTACCTGCAG GAGAACCAGCTCCACTTCCTCCAGGATGACCTCTTCTCTGACCTCATCAACCTGAGCCAGCTCTTCTTGCATGGAAACCGTATCCGTACTCTGTCGGAGAACGTGTTCCGTGGCCTGGTCAACCTGGACCGCCTTCTTCTCCACGACAATCGTGTGCGCCAGGTTAACCGCCGGGCGTTCCGCGACCTCGGACGCCTGACCATGCTCTTCCTGTTCAACAACTCATTGGCTGAGCTCCCCGGCCAGGCTCTCCGTGACACCCAGGGCATCGAGTTCCTCCGTCTCAATGGGAACCCCTGGTCCTGTGGCTGCGAGGCCCTCCCCCTGTGGGAGTGGTTCCGTGGCGCCCGCGTCTCATCGTCCGAGCTGTTGTGTTCCTCCCCGTCCCCCCGCCGCGGGATGGACCTCCGCTTCCTCCGTGAGATGGACTTCGCCCTCTGCCCTCTCCCCGACCCTGGCACCCTGGCCGGCTCCACCACGAGGACCTTCAGCACCAAGACAAGATGGTGGTTCTCCAAGCACAAGCCCCAGTCCCAGACCAAGGCAGTGTTCGAGAAGAGCTCCGAGACCATCAAGGCCTTCCCGTTCCCCCAAGGAAAGAACAAGCCACCCATCGTGTCCTCCACCAACGTCAAGTACGAGCTCGGTGAGGAAGAGGCAGCACTACCCAAACTCGACGCTGAGGAGTACTGGGCGAACTATGAGAACGAGGACGCCGGCACCACGCTGCGATGCTTCGAGCTCGAGTGTCCGCCTGACTTCGATGGCCTCCCTCccaactcctcctccacccccacatcatccccctctctctcactcctcctcgcCCTCTCGCTACTCGCCGTCTCCATCAATCTACACCTCATATTTGGCTGA
- the LOC124020758 gene encoding reticulon-4 receptor-like 2 isoform X2, whose amino-acid sequence MTVSCQAQNFTSVPVGVPYDSQRVFLQNNRITELRVGSFGFGTQVLWLFSNNITWIEAGSFSELRDLEELDLGDNSHLRRLEGGAFRGLEKLQSLHMHRCKLTALPHDLFHKLYSLQFLYLQENQLHFLQDDLFSDLINLSQLFLHGNRIRTLSENVFRGLVNLDRLLLHDNRVRQVNRRAFRDLGRLTMLFLFNNSLAELPGQALRDTQGIEFLRLNGNPWSCGCEALPLWEWFRGARVSSSELLCSSPSPRRGMDLRFLREMDFALCPLPDPGTLAGSTTRTFSTKTRWWFSKHKPQSQTKAVFEKSSETIKAFPFPQGKNKPPIVSSTNVKYELGEEEAALPKLDAEEYWANYENEDAGTTLRCFELECPPDFDGLPPNSSSTPTSSPSLSLLLALSLLAVSINLHLIFG is encoded by the exons ATGACCGTGAGCTGCCAGGCGCAGAACTTCACCTCCGTGCCGGTCGGCGTGCCCTACGACTCGCAGCGTGTGTTCCTACAGAACAACCGAATTACGGAGCTCAGAGTCGGCTCTTTCGGCTTCGGGACTCAG GTTCTGTGGCTGTTCTCCAACAACATCACATGGATTGAGGCTGGCTCCTTCAGTGAACTGAGGGATCTAGAGGAGCTGGACCTGGGGGACAACTCTCACCTGCGCAGGCTGGAAGGAGGCGCCTTCAGGGGCCTGGAGAAACTCCAGAGTCTCCACATGCACCGCTGCAAGCTTACCGCCCTGCCCCATGACCTGTTCCACAAGCTATACAGCCTGCAGTTCCTCTACCTGCAG GAGAACCAGCTCCACTTCCTCCAGGATGACCTCTTCTCTGACCTCATCAACCTGAGCCAGCTCTTCTTGCATGGAAACCGTATCCGTACTCTGTCGGAGAACGTGTTCCGTGGCCTGGTCAACCTGGACCGCCTTCTTCTCCACGACAATCGTGTGCGCCAGGTTAACCGCCGGGCGTTCCGCGACCTCGGACGCCTGACCATGCTCTTCCTGTTCAACAACTCATTGGCTGAGCTCCCCGGCCAGGCTCTCCGTGACACCCAGGGCATCGAGTTCCTCCGTCTCAATGGGAACCCCTGGTCCTGTGGCTGCGAGGCCCTCCCCCTGTGGGAGTGGTTCCGTGGCGCCCGCGTCTCATCGTCCGAGCTGTTGTGTTCCTCCCCGTCCCCCCGCCGCGGGATGGACCTCCGCTTCCTCCGTGAGATGGACTTCGCCCTCTGCCCTCTCCCCGACCCTGGCACCCTGGCCGGCTCCACCACGAGGACCTTCAGCACCAAGACAAGATGGTGGTTCTCCAAGCACAAGCCCCAGTCCCAGACCAAGGCAGTGTTCGAGAAGAGCTCCGAGACCATCAAGGCCTTCCCGTTCCCCCAAGGAAAGAACAAGCCACCCATCGTGTCCTCCACCAACGTCAAGTACGAGCTCGGTGAGGAAGAGGCAGCACTACCCAAACTCGACGCTGAGGAGTACTGGGCGAACTATGAGAACGAGGACGCCGGCACCACGCTGCGATGCTTCGAGCTCGAGTGTCCGCCTGACTTCGATGGCCTCCCTCccaactcctcctccacccccacatcatccccctctctctcactcctcctcgcCCTCTCGCTACTCGCCGTCTCCATCAATCTACACCTCATATTTGGCTGA